A part of Acidimicrobiales bacterium genomic DNA contains:
- a CDS encoding 6-phosphofructokinase, producing the protein MRVGVLTGGGDCPGLNAVIRAVVRKGETHYGDQLLGFADGWRGVVEGRTLPLDVERCRGILPRGGTILGTSRTNPYKIEDGVRQALATLEANRVDALVAIGGEDTLGVAHKLGSEGVSVVGVPKTIDNDLSATEVTFGFHTAVQIATDAIDRLHTTAESHDRVIVCEVMGRHAGWIATYAGIAGGAAEIIIPEEPFDIEMICTKLQERHRKGRFASIVVVAEGARPLEGTMSLVSGEVDQFGHERLGGIATSLAEEIQRRTGFESRVTILGHVQRGGTPTAFDRVLATRFGIAAIDAVHDGAFGQMVALRADHIERVPLAEAVTELKTVDPTLYHGVADVFFG; encoded by the coding sequence ATGAGGGTCGGGGTCCTGACCGGTGGCGGGGACTGTCCCGGTCTCAACGCGGTGATACGCGCCGTGGTGCGCAAGGGGGAGACGCACTACGGGGACCAGCTCCTGGGCTTCGCCGACGGCTGGCGGGGCGTGGTGGAGGGCCGGACCCTCCCCCTGGACGTGGAGCGGTGCCGGGGCATCCTGCCCCGGGGGGGGACCATCCTCGGGACCTCCCGGACCAACCCCTACAAGATCGAGGACGGCGTCCGGCAGGCGCTGGCGACGCTCGAGGCCAACCGGGTCGACGCCCTGGTGGCCATCGGAGGTGAAGACACTCTCGGTGTGGCCCACAAGCTCGGCTCCGAGGGGGTCTCAGTGGTCGGAGTACCGAAGACCATCGACAACGACCTCTCGGCCACCGAGGTGACCTTCGGCTTCCACACCGCCGTCCAGATCGCCACCGACGCCATCGACCGCCTCCACACCACGGCGGAGTCCCACGACCGGGTGATCGTGTGCGAGGTGATGGGACGACACGCCGGATGGATCGCGACCTACGCCGGAATTGCCGGCGGCGCGGCCGAGATCATCATCCCCGAGGAGCCCTTCGACATCGAGATGATCTGCACCAAGCTCCAGGAGCGGCACCGGAAGGGTCGGTTCGCGTCCATCGTCGTGGTGGCCGAGGGAGCCCGGCCCCTCGAGGGGACCATGTCCCTGGTGTCGGGCGAGGTCGACCAGTTCGGCCACGAGCGCCTGGGCGGGATCGCCACCAGCCTGGCCGAGGAGATCCAGCGCCGCACCGGGTTCGAGTCGCGCGTCACCATCCTGGGACACGTCCAGCGGGGCGGAACGCCAACGGCGTTCGACCGGGTGCTGGCCACCCGGTTCGGGATAGCCGCCATCGACGCCGTTCACGACGGGGCCTTCGGACAGATGGTGGCCCTGCGGGCCGACCACATCGAGCGGGTGCCCCTGGCGGAGGCGGTGACGGAGCTCAAGACCGTCGACCCGACGCTCTACCACGGCGTGGCCGACGTCTTCTTCGGCTGA
- a CDS encoding inositol monophosphatase family protein: MERPGDEVDEPAAGELLALAVEAARAAGRLLLDGLASGATLVESKSTPTDPVSDLDRASEALVVRTLRERRPDDAVLGEEGGTTAGRSRVRWVVDPLDGTVNFLYGFPAFSVSVAAEVDGVVVAGVVHDPLRDETFTAEKGAGSWLGTRRLTVRAPTDLASALVGTGFAYDSGTRARQGGIVAGVLPVVRDIRRAGSAALDLCWVGAGRLDAYFESGTHHWDRAAGVLVAAEAGAWTGDLTGGSPSDEMAVAASPTIAADLVELLRAAGA; the protein is encoded by the coding sequence GAGCTGCTGGCCCTGGCGGTCGAGGCGGCCCGGGCCGCCGGCCGCCTCCTGCTGGACGGTTTGGCGTCGGGGGCCACCCTGGTCGAGTCCAAGTCCACACCGACCGATCCGGTGAGCGACCTCGACCGGGCCAGCGAGGCCCTCGTCGTCAGGACCCTGCGGGAACGTCGTCCCGACGACGCTGTGCTCGGGGAGGAGGGCGGGACCACGGCGGGGCGGTCCCGGGTGCGATGGGTCGTCGACCCGCTCGACGGCACCGTCAACTTCCTGTACGGGTTTCCCGCCTTCTCCGTGTCGGTGGCCGCCGAGGTGGACGGTGTGGTGGTTGCCGGGGTCGTCCACGACCCGCTGCGGGACGAGACGTTCACCGCCGAGAAGGGGGCCGGCTCGTGGCTCGGCACCAGGCGGCTGACGGTGCGCGCCCCAACGGACCTGGCCTCGGCGTTGGTCGGCACCGGGTTCGCCTACGACTCGGGCACGCGGGCCCGGCAGGGCGGGATCGTGGCGGGTGTGCTCCCCGTGGTGCGGGACATCCGGCGGGCCGGGTCGGCGGCCCTCGATCTCTGCTGGGTCGGCGCCGGACGCCTCGACGCCTACTTCGAGTCGGGCACCCACCACTGGGACCGGGCGGCCGGCGTGCTCGTGGCGGCCGAGGCCGGCGCCTGGACGGGAGATCTGACCGGCGGATCGCCGTCGGACGAGATGGCGGTGGCCGCCTCCCCCACCATCGCCGCGGACCTGGTCGAGCTGCTTCGGGCGGCGGGGGCCTGA